ACAATGAGCGAGCGGAGCGAGCGAGCCACAGCGGTCCCCACAGCGGACCGGGACCGGCTCCCGACCGGAGGGCGGGCAGTGTGGCGCGAGACCGGCTGTACCCCGAGCCGACCGGCGAGGTGCGCATGAGTCTGTCTCTGCGCTTCGCCGCCGGATCGCACAAGGGCATGATCCGCGAGGGCAACGAGGACTCCGGTTACGCCGGTCCCCGGCTGCTCGCCATCGCCGACGGCATGGGCGGCCAGGCCGCCGGCGAGGTCGCCTCGTCGGAGGTCATCTCCACCCTGGTCCAGCTCGACGACGACATCCCCGGCTCGGACATCCTCACCGCGCTCGGCACGGCCGTCCAGCGCGCCAACGACCAGCTCCGGGTGATGGTCGAGGAGGATCCCCAGCTCGAAGGCATGGGCACCACCCTCACCGCGCTGCTCTGGACCGGCCAGCGGCTGGGTCTGGTCCATGTCGGTGACTCCCGGGCCTATCTGCTGCGCGACGGCGTCCTCACCCAGATCACCCAGGACCACACCTGGGTGCAGCGGCTGGTGGACGAGGGCCGGATCACCGAGGAGGAGGCCACCACACATCCGCAGCGTTCGCTGCTGATGCGCGCGCTGGGCAGCGGCGACCATGTGGAGCCCGATCTCTCCATCCGTGAGGTCCGGATCGGCGACCGCTATCTGATCTGCTCCGACGGACTCTCCGGGGTGGTCTCCCACCAGACCCTGGAGGAGACCCTCGCCAGCTACCAGGGCCCCCAGGACACCATCCAGAACCTGATCCAGCTCGCCCTGCGCGGCGGCGGACCGGACAACATCACCTGCATCGTCGCCGACGTCCTCGACACGGACGCGGGCGAGGGCCTGGCCGGGCAGCTCAGCGACACCCCGGTGGTCGTCGGCGCGGTCGCCGAGAACCAGCTCCAGCTGAACGACGGCGGCGCCATGCAGACCCCCGCGGGCCGCGCCTCCGGGCTCGGCCGCACCCCCCGGGGCGGCGGCTACGGCGGCGGCGAGGAGTACGACACGCCGGACGGCAGCTTCGACGCCTACGCCGACGACGACTTCGAGAAGCCCGGCCGGGGCCGGATCTGGCTGCGGCGCTCGCTGTACACGGCGCTCACCCTCGGTGTGCTCGGCGGCGGTCTCTACGCGGGCCACCGCTGGACGCAGACGCAGTACTACGTCGGCTCCAGCAGCGGACATGTGGCCCTCTACCAGGGCCTCAGCCAGGATCTCGCCTGGGTCTCCCTGTCGAAGGTGGAGAAGGACCACCCGGAGATCGAACTCAAGTACCTCCCGCCCTACCAGCGCGAGCAGGTGGAGGCCACAATCCCGCAGAAGAGCCTCGACAAGGCCCGGGCGAAGATCGGCGAGCTCTCCGCGCAGGCCAACGCCTGCAAGAAGGAGGAGGCGCGCCAGGAGGCCGAGAAGGTCACCGCGGCCCCGCAGCGGAAGACCCCGCCCTCCCCCACCCCCAGCGCCTCGCCGGGGGCCGGGGGGAAGACCGACTCGAAGAAACCGACCGCTGCCTCTCCCACTCCTCCCCCGGGACCCGTCTTCTCGGAGGAAGAGCAGAAGCTGGCCTCGAACTGCGGTAAGCAGTAATCAGCCGTAGGGGGCCCTCTCCGCCATGAGCGTTGTCACCAACACCACCACGATCGGCGCGATCGAAGCGCCGAGCCGCCGCAACACCGAACTGATGATGCTGGCCTTCTCGGTCGCCATCCCGGTGTTCGCGTACATCAACGTCGGACTCGCCCTCGACGGGAAGCTGCCCGCCGGGGTGCTCGGCTACGGCCTCGGGCTCGGGCTGCTGGCCGCCGTGGCCCATCTGGTGGTGCGGAAGTTCGCCAAGTACGCCGACCCGCTGATGCTGCCGCTCGCGGTGCTGCTCAACGGGCTGGGACTGGTGATGATCTGGCGGCTGGACCAGTCGCCCCGGCTGATCCTGCGCGCGGAGAGCGCCTATGGCGCCTTCTCCGCCGACGCGCCCAAGCAGATGCTGTACTCGGCGATCGGTGTGGCGCTCTTCGTCGCGGTGCTCCTGATCATCAAGGACCACCGCATCCTCCAGCGCTACACCTATATCTCGATGGCGGCGGCGCTGGTCCTGCTGACCCTGCCGATGTTCTTCCCCGCCCGGTACGGCGCGCGGATCTGGATCAGCCTGGGCCCGATCAACATCCAGCCCGGCGAGTTCGCCAAGATCATCATCGCGGTGTTCTTCTCCGGCTACCTCATGGTGAAACGGGACGCGCTCGCGCTCGCCAGCCGCCGCTTCCTCGGCCTCTATCTGCCGCGCGGCCGGGACCTCGGACCGATCCTCATGGTCTGGGCGATGTCGATCCTGATCCTTGTCTTCGAGACGGACCTCGGCACCTCGCTGCTCTTCTTCGGCATGTTCGTGGTCATGCTGTACGTGGCCACCGAGCGCACGAGCTGGATCGTCTTCGGTCTGCTGATGTCCGCCGCCGGGGCCGTCGGCGTCGCCTCCTTCGCCCCCCATGTCCAGCAGCGCGTGGACGCCTGGCTCAACCCGTTCTCCACGGCGGTCTTCGACGGCCAGAGCGACCAGATCGGCCAGTCGCTGATGTCCTTCGGCGCCGGTGGCACCCTGGGCACCGGCTGGGGCCAGGGCAACTCCGACCTGATCAAGTTCGCGGCCAACTCCGACTTCATCCTCTCCAGCTTCGGCGAGGAGCTGGGTCTCGCCGGGATCATGGCCCTGTTCATGGTCTACGGCCTGATCGTGGAACGGGGGGTGCGCACGGCGCTCGCCGCCCGCGACCCGTTCGGCAAGCTGCTCGCGGTCGGTCTCTCCGGCGCCTTCGCCATCCAGGTCTTCGTGGTGGCCGGCGGTGTGATGGGGCTGATCCCGCTGACCGGTATGACCATGCCGTTCCTCGCGGCCGGTGGCTCCTCCGTGATCGCGAACTGGGCGCTCATCGCCATCCTGATCCGGATCAGCGACACCGCCCGCCGTCCCGCCCCGGCCCCGGCGCCCTCTCCCGACGCGGAGATGACCCAGGTGGTCCGTCCGTGAACAGACCGCTGCGTCGGATCGCCGTCTTCTGCGGCGTTCTGATGCTCGCCCTGCTCATCAGGGCCAACTGGCTCCAGTACTTCCAGGCCGAAGAGCTGAACGAGAACGACCGCAACCGCCGGGTCCAGATCGCCCGGTACGCCAGTGAGCGCGGCGACATCATCGTCGACAGCAAGCCGATCACCGGCTCCGAGCAGACCGACGACACGGACTACGTCTACAAGCGCACCTATGTCGACGGCCCCATGTGGGCCCCGGTGACCGGATACGCCTCCCAGGCGTTCGACGCCAACCAGATCGAGAAGATCGAGGACGGCATCCTCTCGGGCACCTCGGACCGGCTCTTCTTCGACCGGACGACGGCGATGTTCACCGGCGACAAGAAGAAGGGCGGCAATGTCGTCACCACGCTGAGCGGCGCCGCGCAGAAGGCGGCGTTCACGGGGCTCGGCAAGAAGAAGGGCGCGGTCGTCGCGGTCGAACCGCGGACCGGCAGGATTCTCGCGCTCGCCTCCACCCCCTCGTACGACCCCGCCGGTTTCGCCGGTTACTCCCGGGCGGACGAGAAGCGGTGGCAGGCGCTGGAGCGGGACGAGAGCAAGCCGATGCTCAACCGGGCGCTGCGGGAGATCTACCCGCCGGGCTCCCCCTTCAAGGTGCTGACGGCCGCCGCGGCGCTGGAGCACGGCGCGGTGGACGACATCGAGGAGCCGACGGACACCCCCGAGCCGTACATCCTCCCGAACACCCGGGTGCCGATGAAGAACCTCGCACAGGGCTGCGAGAACGTGAGCCTGAAGAAGGCGCTGGAGATCTCCTGCAACTCGGTCTTCGCCAAGCTCGCCGACGAGGTGGGCCGCGAGAAGATGCTGGAGACGGCGGAGAAGTTCGGTTTCAACCGGGAGCACTTCACCCCGGTGCGGGCCGAGGCGTCCGTCTACGACCGGGAGATGGAGCGCTCGGAGAACTCCCTCTCGGCGATCGGGCAGTTCAACACCGCCACCACCCCGCTCCAGATGGCGATGGTCGCGGCGGGTATCGCCAACGACGGCAGGCTGATGAAGCCGTACATGATCGACCGGCTGGAGTCGCCCGATCTCGACGTGATCGAGCAGCACGAGCCCGAGGAGCTGAGCCGCCCCGTCTCCCAGAAGACCGCGCAGTTGGTCCAGGAGATGATGGAGAACGTCGTCGAGAGCGGCAGCGGCGCCAACGCCCGTATCCCGGGCGTCACGGTGGGCGGCAAGACCGGCACCGCCCAGCACGGGCCCCAGAACAGCAAGCGGCCGTACGCCTGGTTCATCTCGTACGCCAAGACCGACGAGGGCTCGCCGGTGGCCGTCGCGGTCATCGTCGAGGACGACGGACGGACCGCGCGGGACGACATCTCGGGCGGCGGGCTCGCCGCGCCGATCGCCCGGAGCGTGATGGAGGCGGTTCTCAAGAAGTGACCCGGGTCACGCCCACGTTCCCTTTCCGCGCCCCGCGATACCGGTCGGGTATCAGGTGACGGTCACGGGCCGGTCGGGCCGTGCGAGCCCGGTAGCGTAGTCGCGAACAGCACACCGCCGGACCACACCCCGGCACGGCGGGGACTGACGGAGAGGGCTGGAACAGCTATGGAAGAGCCGCGTCGCCTCGGCGGGCGGTACGAACTGGGCTCGGTGCTCGGCCGCGGTGGCATGGCGGAGGTCTACCTCGCCCATGACACCCGTCTCGGCCGTACCGTCGCCGTGAAGACGCTCCGGGCGGACCTGGCCCGTGATCCGTCCTTCCAGGCCCGGTTCCGCCGTGAGGCCCAGTCGGCCGCCTCGCTCAACCATCCTGCGATCGTCGCGGTCTACGACACGGGCGAGGACTACGTCGACGGGGTCTCCATCCCGTACATCGTGATGGAGTACGTCGACGGCTCCACCCTCAGGGAGCTGCTGCACTCCGGGCGGAAGCTGCTGCCCGAGCGCACCCTGGAGATGACGATCGGCATCCTCCAGGCCCTGGAGTACTCGCACCGCAACAACATCGTCCACCGTGACATCAAGCCGGCGAACGTCATGCTGACGCGCACCGGCCAGGTCAAGGTGATGGACTTCGGCATCGCGCGCGCCATGGGCGACGCCGGGATGACGATGACACAGACCTCCGCCGTCATCGGCACCGCCCAGTACCTCTCCCCGGAGCAGGCCAAGGGCGAGCAGGTCGACGCCCGCTCCGACCTCTACTCCACCGGCTGCCTCCTCTACGAGCTGCTGACCGTGCGCCCGCCGTTCATCGGGGACTCACCCGTGGCGGTGGCGTACCAGCATGTCCGCGAGGAGCCGCAGCCGCCGTCCAACTTCGATCACGAGATCACCCCCGAGATGGACGCGATCGTCCTCAAGGCGCTGGTCAAGGACCCCGACTACCGCTATCAGTCGGCGGACGAGATGCGGGCGGACATCGAGGCGTGCCTGGACGGCCAGCCGGTCACGGCGGCGGCCGCGGCCATGGGCGCGGTCGGCTACGGCGGCTATCCGCCGGAGGAGCACGCCACCACGGCCCTGCGCCAGGCGGACCCGGCGGTCGCCCAGACCTCGATGCTCCCGCCGATCAACCCGGAGGACGGGGGCTACGACGGATACGACGACGGTCGCGGACGCCGCCGTCAGCGCAAGTCCAGCACCTCCACGGTGCTGCTCGTGGTCGCGGGTGTGCTGGTGCTGATCGGCGCGGTCCTCATCGCCCGCGCCGTCTTCGGGGACAAGCCCGAGGCCGGTGATGTGCCGGTGCCGGTGCTCGTGGGCAAGACCCCGGCGGAGGCCCAGCGGCTCGCCGACAACGCGGAGGTCACCCTCACCCAGTCCGGCGCGGAACGCTGCGACCAGCCCAAGGGCAGGATCTGTAGTCAGATCCCGGCCGATGGCACCGTGTCCAAGGGCGACACCGTCACCTATGTGCTCTCCGAGGGCGCGCCCAAGGTGGAGGTCCCCGACGTCACCGAGAAGTCCCTGGACAGCGCGCGGGAGCAGCTCACCCGCAAGGGCTTCAAGGTGGAGGTCGACGAGGTCGAGTCGACCTCCGAGGACCCGGGCACGGTCATCGAGCAGCGGCCCCGGGGCGCCAGCATGGCCGAGAAGAACACCACGGTGACGCTGACGGTGGCCAAGCAGGCGCTGAAGACGGTGCCGTTCGTCGAGGGCAATCCGTACCCGTCGGCGCAGCAGCAGCTCCAGGTCAACGGCTTCCAGGTGAACGTCGAGTATGTGGACTCGGACAAGCCCCGGGACCAGGTCCTGACCCAGAAGCCGGCCGGGAACAGCCAGGCGCCCGAGAACAGCACGGTGACGCTCACGGTCTCCAAGGGGCCCGAGCAGGTCATCACGGTCCCGCCGCTGACGGGCAAGACCCTCGGTGAGGCCAAGCTGCTCCTTTCCCAGGCGGGTCTGGAACTCGGCGACGTCACCGGCCCGGACGACGACAACGCCCGGGTGATCGACCAGAACCCGAAGGGCGGCGGCCAGCCGGGCGAGGAGAAGAAGGTCGATGTCACCACCCTCGACCTGGGCGGTGGCGACAACAACGGAAACAACAGCGACAACGGGAACCAGGGCAACAACGGAAACAACGGTGACCCGGGGAACGGCGAGGAGGACTCCGACGGGGGCTGGAACCCCTTCGCGGGCCTGCGCTGAGCCACCCGGCACCCGCCCTGCGGGACGATGCGTCACCCGGCCCCGGCATCCCGAGCGGATGCCGGGGCCGCGGCGTCCCGGAACGGACTCCCGGTACCTGGCGGCGGTCAGCGCAGTTCGGCCGGCCGGGTGCGGTCCCGGTCGACCTTGACCGCGCGGACGAGTTCCCCCCAGACGATGTAGCGGTAGTCCGAGGTGTAGATCGGCGTACAGGTCGTGAGGGTGATGTACCGGCCGGGCGCGGTCTTCCCGGACTGCTTGGGGACCGGCTTGAGCACGTCCACGTTGTACTTGGAGGTCTGCGGCAGGGTCTTGTAGACCTTGTAGACGTACCAGGTGTCACGGGTCTCGAAGACGATCGGATCGCCCTCGTCCAGCTTGTGGATGTTGTGGAACTTGGCGCCGTGGCCGTCGCGGTGCGCGGCCAGGGTGAAGTTGCCCTTCTGCTGCCAGGGCAGCGCGGACTTCACCGGCTCGGTGTAGTAGCCCGCGACCCCGCCGTTGAGCTGTGCGGGCGTGGTGCCCTTCTTCACCAGCACCTCGTCGTCGCCCATGGCGGGGACATGGAGGAAGCCGATGCCGTCCTTGGTGTCGAGGGCGCCCGGGCCCTGGGCCCCACCGGG
The nucleotide sequence above comes from Streptomyces clavuligerus. Encoded proteins:
- a CDS encoding PP2C family protein-serine/threonine phosphatase, with amino-acid sequence MSLSLRFAAGSHKGMIREGNEDSGYAGPRLLAIADGMGGQAAGEVASSEVISTLVQLDDDIPGSDILTALGTAVQRANDQLRVMVEEDPQLEGMGTTLTALLWTGQRLGLVHVGDSRAYLLRDGVLTQITQDHTWVQRLVDEGRITEEEATTHPQRSLLMRALGSGDHVEPDLSIREVRIGDRYLICSDGLSGVVSHQTLEETLASYQGPQDTIQNLIQLALRGGGPDNITCIVADVLDTDAGEGLAGQLSDTPVVVGAVAENQLQLNDGGAMQTPAGRASGLGRTPRGGGYGGGEEYDTPDGSFDAYADDDFEKPGRGRIWLRRSLYTALTLGVLGGGLYAGHRWTQTQYYVGSSSGHVALYQGLSQDLAWVSLSKVEKDHPEIELKYLPPYQREQVEATIPQKSLDKARAKIGELSAQANACKKEEARQEAEKVTAAPQRKTPPSPTPSASPGAGGKTDSKKPTAASPTPPPGPVFSEEEQKLASNCGKQ
- a CDS encoding FtsW/RodA/SpoVE family cell cycle protein, producing MSVVTNTTTIGAIEAPSRRNTELMMLAFSVAIPVFAYINVGLALDGKLPAGVLGYGLGLGLLAAVAHLVVRKFAKYADPLMLPLAVLLNGLGLVMIWRLDQSPRLILRAESAYGAFSADAPKQMLYSAIGVALFVAVLLIIKDHRILQRYTYISMAAALVLLTLPMFFPARYGARIWISLGPINIQPGEFAKIIIAVFFSGYLMVKRDALALASRRFLGLYLPRGRDLGPILMVWAMSILILVFETDLGTSLLFFGMFVVMLYVATERTSWIVFGLLMSAAGAVGVASFAPHVQQRVDAWLNPFSTAVFDGQSDQIGQSLMSFGAGGTLGTGWGQGNSDLIKFAANSDFILSSFGEELGLAGIMALFMVYGLIVERGVRTALAARDPFGKLLAVGLSGAFAIQVFVVAGGVMGLIPLTGMTMPFLAAGGSSVIANWALIAILIRISDTARRPAPAPAPSPDAEMTQVVRP
- the pknB gene encoding Stk1 family PASTA domain-containing Ser/Thr kinase; translated protein: MEEPRRLGGRYELGSVLGRGGMAEVYLAHDTRLGRTVAVKTLRADLARDPSFQARFRREAQSAASLNHPAIVAVYDTGEDYVDGVSIPYIVMEYVDGSTLRELLHSGRKLLPERTLEMTIGILQALEYSHRNNIVHRDIKPANVMLTRTGQVKVMDFGIARAMGDAGMTMTQTSAVIGTAQYLSPEQAKGEQVDARSDLYSTGCLLYELLTVRPPFIGDSPVAVAYQHVREEPQPPSNFDHEITPEMDAIVLKALVKDPDYRYQSADEMRADIEACLDGQPVTAAAAAMGAVGYGGYPPEEHATTALRQADPAVAQTSMLPPINPEDGGYDGYDDGRGRRRQRKSSTSTVLLVVAGVLVLIGAVLIARAVFGDKPEAGDVPVPVLVGKTPAEAQRLADNAEVTLTQSGAERCDQPKGRICSQIPADGTVSKGDTVTYVLSEGAPKVEVPDVTEKSLDSAREQLTRKGFKVEVDEVESTSEDPGTVIEQRPRGASMAEKNTTVTLTVAKQALKTVPFVEGNPYPSAQQQLQVNGFQVNVEYVDSDKPRDQVLTQKPAGNSQAPENSTVTLTVSKGPEQVITVPPLTGKTLGEAKLLLSQAGLELGDVTGPDDDNARVIDQNPKGGGQPGEEKKVDVTTLDLGGGDNNGNNSDNGNQGNNGNNGDPGNGEEDSDGGWNPFAGLR
- a CDS encoding peptidoglycan D,D-transpeptidase FtsI family protein, which codes for MNRPLRRIAVFCGVLMLALLIRANWLQYFQAEELNENDRNRRVQIARYASERGDIIVDSKPITGSEQTDDTDYVYKRTYVDGPMWAPVTGYASQAFDANQIEKIEDGILSGTSDRLFFDRTTAMFTGDKKKGGNVVTTLSGAAQKAAFTGLGKKKGAVVAVEPRTGRILALASTPSYDPAGFAGYSRADEKRWQALERDESKPMLNRALREIYPPGSPFKVLTAAAALEHGAVDDIEEPTDTPEPYILPNTRVPMKNLAQGCENVSLKKALEISCNSVFAKLADEVGREKMLETAEKFGFNREHFTPVRAEASVYDREMERSENSLSAIGQFNTATTPLQMAMVAAGIANDGRLMKPYMIDRLESPDLDVIEQHEPEELSRPVSQKTAQLVQEMMENVVESGSGANARIPGVTVGGKTGTAQHGPQNSKRPYAWFISYAKTDEGSPVAVAVIVEDDGRTARDDISGGGLAAPIARSVMEAVLKK
- a CDS encoding class E sortase; amino-acid sequence: MSRARSRIAGVISLFGELLITAGVVLGLFVVYSLWWTNVLADREASRQADRIREGWTKPRPGGAQGPGALDTKDGIGFLHVPAMGDDEVLVKKGTTPAQLNGGVAGYYTEPVKSALPWQQKGNFTLAAHRDGHGAKFHNIHKLDEGDPIVFETRDTWYVYKVYKTLPQTSKYNVDVLKPVPKQSGKTAPGRYITLTTCTPIYTSDYRYIVWGELVRAVKVDRDRTRPAELR